In one Juglans regia cultivar Chandler chromosome 11, Walnut 2.0, whole genome shotgun sequence genomic region, the following are encoded:
- the LOC108992150 gene encoding sodium/hydrogen exchanger 2-like, which produces MGFTLGSVLMRLGMTGPDEVSVDAITLFVLLLSACIIIGHLLEKSRWLTESVSALLIGLCCGVVILLRTQGKSSHILVFNEGLFFIYLLPPIIFNAGFQMKKKHFFQNFSTIILFGAVGTLISFIIITLGSLQLFKKLDIGFLEIGDYLALGAILSATDSVCTLQVLNQEETPLLYSLVFGEGVVNDATSVVLFNAIQRFDLSHITSTIALQFIGNFLYLFFTSTVLGIGVGLLSAYIIRKLYFGRKLASDTICNAPTESPSHMTCTSKGLVNDTSEAPLEPCKEHSTDREVALMILMAYLSYMMAELFYLSGILTVFFCGIVMSHYTWHNVTECSRVTTKHAFATLSFISEIFIFLYVGMDALDIEKWTVVSKSPGTSVGVSLILLALVLIGRAAFIFPLSFISNLTKKSQNDKIGFKQQVTIWWAGLMRGAVSVALAYNQFARSGHTQLLGNAIMITSTITVVLFTSVVGGLLTKPLVRFLLPLQKHSGRTMMSDFSSQKSLNLPLLIGQESEVAIGCTNIPQVPSLRMLLTTPTNTVHHYWRKFDDAVMRPVFGGRGFVPYAPGSPPELVVQ; this is translated from the exons ATGGGTTTCACTTTGGGGTCTGTTCTGATGAGGTTGGGAATGACCGGACCTGATGAAGTCTCGGTTGATGCTATAACTTTATTTGTATTGCTTCTTAGTGCTTGTATTATAATTGGGCATCTTCTAGAGAAGAGCCGGTGGCTGACTGAATCAGTTTCTGCCCTTCTGATT GGCCTTTGTTGTGGAGTTGTAATTCTACTACGTACTCAGGGGAAAAGCTCTCACATCTTAGTATTTAATGAAGGACTGttctttatttatcttcttccaCCTATTATATTTAATGCTGG TTTTCAGATGAAAAAGAAgcattttttccaaaatttttctACAATCATTTTGTTTGGTGCTGTTGGTACTTTAATATCCTTCATCATCATAACACTAG GTTCACTACAACTATTCAAAAAATTGGATATTGGTTTCCTGGAGATTGGAGATTATCTTG CACTTGGAGCTATCCTTTCAGCTACAGATTCTGTTTGCACATTACAG GTTCTTAATCAGGAAGAGACACCTTTACTGTATAGTCTAGTCTTCGGAGAAGGTGTAGTTAATGATGCCACGTCTGTAGTACTTTTCAATGCAATCCAGAGATTTGACCTTTCTCATATCACCTCAACCATTGCCTTGCAATTCATCGGCaacttcttatatttattcttcaCCAGCACGGTGCTGGGGATAGGA GTTGGATTGCTTAGTGCGTACATAATAAGGAAATTGTACTTTGGCAG AAAACTTgcctctgataccatttgtaacgccccaacgGAAAGCCCAAGCCACATGACTTGCACGTCAAAAGGACTGGTCAATGATACAAGtgaagccccattggaaccttgtAAAGA GCACTCTACTGATCGTGAAGTTGCCCTGATGATTCTAATGGCTTACCTTTCATACATGATGGCTGAA CTGTTCTATCTAAGTGGTATTCTCACTGTGTTCTTTTGTGGGATTGTCATGTCACACTACACATGGCATAATGTGACTGAATGTTCAAGAGTCACAACTAA GCACGCTTTTGCAACATTGTCATTTATCTCAGAGATTTTCATCTTCCTATATGTTGGTATGGACGCCTTGGACATCGAAAAGTGGACAGTAGTAAGCAAGAG TCCTGGGACATCGGTTGGGGTGAGTTTAATATTGCTTGCCTTGGTTCTGATTGGACGGGCAGCTTTTATATTCCCCCTATCTTTTATATCCAACCTAACTAAGAAGTCTCAGAATGACAAAATTGGGTTTAAGCAGCAG GTGACCATTTGGTGGGCAGGACTCATGCGAGGTGCTGTATCTGTGGCACTTGCTTATAATCAG TTCGCTAGGTCAGGGCATACTCAATTGCTGGGGAATGCAATAATGATCACCAGCACCATCACTGTTGTTCTCTTTACTTCTGTG GTGGGTGGATTATTGACAAAGCCTCTTGTAAGGTTCTTGCTTCCACTACAGAAGCACTCAGGAAGAACGATGATGTCTGATTTTTCTTCTCAGAAGTCTCTAAATCTTCCACTTCTCATTGGACAAGAGTCGGAGGTTGCTATTGGTTGTACCAACATTCCTCAGGTACCTAGTTTACGTATGCTGTTGACCACCCCGACTAACACCGTACATCACTATTGGCGGAAATTTGATGATGCTGTCATGCGTCCCGTGTTTGGTGGGAGGGGCTTTGTTCCCTATGCCCCCGGTTCACCGCCAGAGTTAGTTGTCCAGTAA
- the LOC108992140 gene encoding tubby-like F-box protein 3 translates to MSIMSILQDMRGEFGSMSRRGFGVKSAYGMRSRSQRVVQDSSVGAIHALKQSCWANLPPELLRDVLMRIEASEDTWPPRKNVVACAGVCRSWREIMIEIVKSPEVSCKLTFPISLKQPGPRDSLFQCYIKRNHSSQTYYLYLSLNRASTDDGKFLLAARKCRRPTYTDYIISLNSDDVSKGSSTFIGKLRSNFLGTKFTIYDAQPPHAGVKVVTKCRSTRLVNLRQVSPRIPAGNYPIAHISYELNVLGSRGPRRMQCVMDAIPASAVEPGGVAPTQTEFLVSSLDNFPSLPFFRSKSTRTESFLSGNLTGESEGRLVLRNKAPRWHEQLQCWCLNFNGRVTIASVKNFQLVASPENEAAGHEHENVILQFGKVGKDTFTMDYQYPISAFQAFAICLSSFDTKIACE, encoded by the exons ATGTCGATTATGAGTATCCTTCAGGATATGAGGGGTGAGTTTGGGAGCATGTCCAGAAGAGGGTTTGGGGTGAAGTCTGCATATGGAATGAGATCCAGGTCGCAACGGGTGGTCCAGGACAGCTCAGTGGGGGCAATCCATGCTTTGAAGCAGAGCTGTTGGGCTAACTTGCCGCCGGAGCTTTTGAGGGATGTGCTAATGCGGATAGAGGCCTCTGAAGATACTTGGCCTCCCCGGAAAAATGTGGTTGCTTGTGCTGGGGTTTGTAGGAGCTGGAGAGAAATCATGATAGAAATTGTGAAATCACCAGAAGTTTCCTGCAAGTTGACATTTCCGATATCCTTGAAGCAG CCTGGCCCAAGGGACTCCCTCTTTCAGTGTTACATCAAACGAAATCATAGCAGCCAAACGTATTATCTTTACCTCAGCTTAAATCGAG CGTCAACCGACGATGGCAAGTTTCTTCTTGCTGCACGGAAGTGTCGACGCCCTACTTACACAGATTATATTATCTCTTTGAATTCCGATGATGTTTCAAAAGGGAGTAGCACCTTCATTGGAAAGTTGAG ATCAAACTTTTTGGGGACCAAATTCACAATCTATGATGCGCAACCTCCACATGCTGGAGTGAAAGTCGTCACCAAATGTCGTTCTACCAGGCTAGTTAATTTGAGGCAAGTCTCCCCGAGAATCCCCGCTGGCAACTATCCCATTGCTCATATTTCATATGAGTTGAATGTCTTGGGCTCCAG AGGTCCTAGGAGAATGCAGTGTGTCATGGATGCCATTCCCGCCTCTGCTGTTGAGCCAGGAGGTGTGGCTCCCACTCAGACTGAATTCCTTGTCAGCAGTCTGGATAATTTTCCATCTCTCCCTTTCTTCAGATCAAAATCAACGCGCACAGAGAGTTTCCTATCTGGAAATTTGACTGGTGAGAGTGAGGGAAGGCTGGTTTTAAGGAACAAAGCTCCTAGGTGGCATGAACAACTCCAATGCTGGTGTCTGAACTTCAATGGACGTGTGACAATTGCTTCAGTTAAGAATTTTCAGCTGGTTGCATCTCCTGAGAATGAAGCTGCTGGACATGAGCATGAGAATGTCATTCTCCAGTTTGGCAAAGTGGGAAAGGATACATTCACCATGGATTATCAGTATCCAATCTCAGCTTTCCAGGCATTTGCCATATGCCTCAGCAGCTTTGACACTAAGATCGCCTGTGAATGA
- the LOC108992141 gene encoding spidroin-2-like, producing MGPGGPGGPGGGPGGGPGGPGGWGPGGPGGPGGWGPGPGGPGGWGPGPGGPGGWGPGPGGPGGWPGGPGFWPGPGGFFGGFADGLCSMISSCFYCLCCCWLLQDCFGGPRGPYGPPGGGPPPF from the exons ATGGGACCTGGGGGACCTGGAGGTCCAGGAGGAGGACCTGGAGGAGGACCTGGTGGACCTGGTGGCTGGGGTCCTGGAGGACCGGGCGGACCAGGTGGCTGGGGTCCTGGTCCCGGAGGACCTGGTGGCTGGGGGCCTGGACCCGGGGGACCTGGTGGCTGGGGTCCTGGTCCCGGAGGACCTGGTGGCTGGCCTGGAGGTCCTGGTTTTTGGCCTGGACCTGGTGGCTTCTTTGGTGGATTTGCTGATGGTTTATGCAGCATGATCTCTTCGTG CTTCTACTGCCTATGCTGTTGTTGGTTGCTGCAAGATTGCTTTGGTGGACCCCGCGGCCCATATGGCCCTCCCGGCGGAGGGCCTCCACCTTTCTGA